The Actinomycetota bacterium genome has a segment encoding these proteins:
- a CDS encoding PASTA domain-containing protein — protein sequence MSYHPGVSESPPSSTATLLGGRYRVVEEIARGGMATVHRGVDVVLDRPVAIKIMHRHLSAEPTFLDRFLREARAAAGLSHLNVVAVYDWGHDRDDAYLVMEQVNGLSLRQVLRARGRLSPAETTAVLAPAAAGIAAAHRRGIVHRDVKPDNILVADDGVVKVTDFGLARAAATSTQTFAPGSLVGSPHYLAPEAVRDEQLDERADVYALGVVAYECLVGHPPFQADNAVATAVRHTRETVPAPSTMVEAAAALDEVVTTATAPDAADRYPDAAAFAAALRAAVPDSEVVATSRDPDRATVVIPPETTDTVVPSPAPADTDVSERPAPRRRPRQRPGRARRWVRKAVGALVLLALVAGGGYLAWDRYVAPVTPVPDVVQLSREDAVRELRESGFAPAIDDDSVFDRTIPADHVAAQDPTGDVRRGTTVVLTLSAGPPDVPGGVPEVVNVPAADAQATLEELHLVVEVHETYHEEVAEGLVIAVDPPPGTTIKEGASVALAVSRGRQPITVPGVVGDGEGEASAAVAADGLDPVVVDRVFSDEVPAGVVVDQRPKPGATAYRQDRVELVVSKGPQPFPMPEVRDTQRSDAVRMLEQLGLSVEVREQERIFGFGGRKDTVAKQDPDPGVTVRRGDRVTIYVWR from the coding sequence GTGTCCTATCATCCGGGCGTGTCGGAGTCCCCCCCCTCGAGTACCGCCACGCTGCTCGGCGGTCGCTACCGCGTCGTCGAGGAGATCGCGCGCGGCGGCATGGCAACGGTCCACCGCGGCGTGGACGTCGTCCTGGATCGTCCCGTCGCGATCAAGATCATGCACCGCCATCTCAGCGCTGAGCCCACCTTCCTCGACCGCTTCCTGCGTGAGGCGCGGGCCGCGGCGGGTCTGTCGCACCTCAACGTGGTCGCCGTCTACGACTGGGGACACGATCGCGACGACGCGTACCTCGTGATGGAGCAGGTCAACGGGCTGTCGTTGCGGCAGGTGCTGCGCGCCCGCGGGCGGCTCTCGCCCGCCGAGACCACCGCCGTGTTGGCCCCTGCCGCGGCGGGGATCGCAGCCGCGCACCGCCGGGGGATCGTCCACCGCGACGTCAAGCCGGACAACATCCTCGTCGCCGACGACGGCGTGGTGAAGGTCACCGACTTCGGACTGGCCCGTGCCGCCGCGACCAGCACGCAGACGTTCGCGCCGGGGTCGCTGGTGGGGTCCCCGCACTACCTGGCGCCCGAGGCGGTCCGCGACGAGCAGCTCGACGAACGCGCCGACGTGTACGCCCTTGGCGTGGTCGCCTACGAGTGTCTGGTCGGCCACCCGCCGTTCCAAGCCGACAACGCCGTCGCCACCGCCGTGCGCCACACCCGCGAGACCGTCCCGGCACCGTCGACGATGGTGGAGGCCGCGGCAGCCCTCGACGAGGTCGTCACGACCGCCACAGCCCCCGACGCCGCCGACCGGTACCCGGATGCGGCGGCGTTCGCTGCGGCGCTCCGCGCCGCGGTCCCCGACAGCGAAGTCGTCGCAACCAGCCGTGACCCCGACCGAGCGACGGTGGTGATCCCCCCCGAGACGACCGACACCGTCGTGCCGTCGCCCGCACCGGCCGACACGGACGTCTCCGAGCGGCCGGCGCCGCGGCGGCGCCCCCGCCAACGTCCCGGTCGGGCTCGGCGGTGGGTCCGGAAGGCCGTCGGCGCACTCGTCCTGCTGGCGTTGGTTGCCGGTGGCGGGTACCTGGCTTGGGACCGCTACGTCGCACCCGTCACGCCGGTCCCCGACGTGGTCCAGCTGTCGCGCGAGGACGCCGTCCGAGAGCTCCGAGAGTCGGGCTTCGCCCCGGCCATCGACGACGACAGCGTCTTCGACCGCACGATCCCCGCCGACCACGTGGCCGCGCAGGACCCCACCGGCGACGTCCGCCGGGGGACCACGGTCGTGCTGACCCTGTCCGCTGGACCGCCCGATGTGCCCGGCGGCGTCCCGGAGGTCGTCAACGTCCCGGCCGCGGACGCGCAGGCAACGCTGGAGGAGCTCCACCTGGTGGTCGAGGTTCACGAGACCTACCACGAGGAGGTGGCCGAGGGCCTGGTGATCGCCGTCGACCCGCCCCCCGGGACCACCATCAAGGAAGGTGCCAGCGTGGCGCTGGCCGTGAGCCGGGGACGCCAGCCGATCACGGTCCCCGGCGTCGTCGGCGACGGCGAAGGCGAGGCGTCGGCCGCGGTCGCCGCGGACGGCCTCGATCCGGTGGTGGTCGACCGGGTGTTCAGCGACGAGGTTCCCGCAGGCGTGGTGGTCGACCAGCGCCCCAAGCCGGGTGCGACCGCCTACCGTCAGGACCGCGTCGAGCTGGTGGTGTCCAAGGGGCCCCAGCCGTTCCCGATGCCCGAGGTGCGTGACACGCAGCGTTCGGACGCGGTCCGGATGCTGGAGCAGCTGGGGCTGAGCGTCGAGGTCCGCGAGCAGGAGCGCATCTTCGGGTTCGGCGGCCGCAAGGACACGGTCGCCAAGCAGGACCCAGACCCGGGCGTCACCGTCCGGCGGGGAGACCGCGTCACCATCTACGTGTGGAGGTGA
- the msrA gene encoding peptide-methionine (S)-S-oxide reductase MsrA has translation MTETATFGAGCFWGVEAAFRQVEGVTATAVGYMGGHVQDPAYEQVCTDRTGHAEAVHVEYDPERVSYDDLLDVFWDNHDPTQLDRQGPDVGSQYRSVIFTHSEEQAATAKASREARDRSGRYRRPIVTAIEPAAVFWRAEGYHQRYLERRGLASCTVELAD, from the coding sequence ATGACCGAGACGGCGACGTTCGGGGCGGGGTGTTTCTGGGGCGTCGAGGCGGCGTTCCGGCAGGTCGAGGGCGTCACCGCCACCGCCGTCGGGTACATGGGCGGCCACGTCCAGGACCCCGCCTACGAACAGGTCTGCACCGACCGCACCGGGCACGCTGAGGCCGTCCACGTCGAGTACGACCCCGAACGTGTCTCCTACGACGACCTGCTGGACGTGTTCTGGGACAACCACGACCCGACGCAGCTCGACCGGCAGGGTCCCGACGTGGGTTCACAGTACCGGTCCGTGATCTTCACCCACTCCGAGGAGCAGGCCGCAACCGCCAAGGCGTCGCGGGAAGCCCGTGACCGGTCGGGGCGCTACCGCCGACCGATCGTCACCGCGATCGAGCCTGCCGCGGTGTTCTGGCGGGCCGAGGGCTACCACCAGCGCTACCTCGAGAGACGCGGCCTGGCCTCGTGCACGGTCGAGCTGGCCGACTGA
- the aroF gene encoding 3-deoxy-7-phosphoheptulonate synthase, producing the protein MVVVMRATATDEDVANVVAAVSEVGGDAFVSRGKHQTIVGLVGDISQFVELPLHAFPGVEDVIRVSKPYKLVSIETHPRPSTVMVGDVPIGRDTFTLIAGPCAVETEEQTRTAARMAHDAGAAILRGGAYKPRTSPYSFQGLGEKGLDILKDVSRELGMPYVTEVVTPRDVEVVADKADMLQIGTRNMQNFQLLKEAGLSNKPVLLKRGMTATIEEWIMAAEYIAHTGNLQIVLCERGIRTFETATRNTLDVSSVPVAQSLTHLPVIVDPSHSGGKRDLVLPLARAAIAVGADGVIVDVHPRPEVALCDGPQALIRDDLVQLRQDVVRFADLVGRQVARPATEQPAGAWGRGG; encoded by the coding sequence ATGGTGGTCGTGATGCGCGCCACCGCGACCGACGAGGACGTGGCCAACGTGGTCGCCGCGGTCAGCGAGGTCGGTGGCGACGCGTTCGTCAGCCGCGGCAAGCACCAGACCATCGTGGGGCTGGTGGGAGACATCAGCCAGTTCGTCGAGCTGCCCCTGCACGCGTTCCCGGGCGTGGAGGACGTCATCCGCGTCTCGAAACCGTACAAGCTGGTCAGCATCGAGACCCACCCCCGACCGTCGACGGTGATGGTCGGCGACGTCCCCATCGGCCGGGACACGTTCACGCTGATCGCCGGGCCCTGCGCGGTCGAGACCGAGGAGCAGACGCGGACAGCGGCCCGCATGGCGCACGACGCCGGGGCGGCGATCCTCCGCGGCGGGGCGTACAAGCCACGCACCTCGCCCTACTCCTTCCAGGGCCTGGGGGAGAAGGGCCTCGACATCCTCAAGGACGTGTCACGCGAGCTCGGCATGCCCTACGTCACCGAGGTGGTCACGCCCCGCGATGTGGAGGTCGTCGCCGACAAGGCCGACATGCTCCAGATCGGCACCCGCAACATGCAGAACTTCCAGCTGCTGAAGGAAGCCGGGTTGTCCAACAAGCCGGTGCTCTTGAAGCGTGGGATGACCGCCACGATCGAAGAGTGGATCATGGCGGCCGAGTACATCGCCCACACCGGCAACCTGCAGATCGTCCTGTGCGAACGGGGCATCCGGACGTTCGAGACCGCCACGCGCAACACGCTCGACGTGTCGTCCGTCCCGGTCGCCCAGTCGCTGACGCACCTGCCGGTGATCGTCGACCCGTCCCACTCCGGGGGGAAACGCGACCTCGTGTTGCCCCTGGCGCGGGCGGCGATCGCCGTCGGGGCGGACGGGGTCATCGTCGACGTGCACCCGCGCCCCGAGGTCGCACTGTGTGACGGACCGCAGGCTCTGATCCGCGACGACCTGGTGCAGCTGCGTCAGGACGTGGTCCGCTTCGCCGACCTGGTCGGTCGCCAGGTGGCCCGGCCCGCCACCGAGCAGCCCGCCGGGGCGTGGGGGCGGGGCGGGTGA
- a CDS encoding YqgE/AlgH family protein — MAESLRGRLLVATPTLIDPNFHLTVIFVLQHDDEDGAVGVVVNRPSDVAVMTALPPWAALADAPPVVFLGGPVNHGAAIALARRRSGASPAGWEPVLDEVGVVDLSGDPDAVHPDLQDLRVFTGYAGWGPGQLEDEIAAGSWFVVEADPSDPFADEPAALWRRVLTRQGGVFRTVTDDPSRN; from the coding sequence ATGGCCGAGTCGCTGCGCGGCCGGCTGCTGGTGGCGACGCCGACGCTGATCGACCCGAACTTCCACCTCACTGTGATCTTCGTGCTGCAGCACGACGACGAGGACGGTGCCGTGGGCGTCGTCGTGAACCGACCCAGCGACGTGGCGGTCATGACGGCGCTCCCGCCGTGGGCGGCGCTGGCCGACGCGCCACCGGTGGTGTTCCTCGGCGGTCCGGTGAACCACGGAGCGGCGATCGCCCTCGCCCGGCGGCGCAGCGGCGCGTCCCCGGCCGGGTGGGAACCCGTCCTGGACGAGGTCGGTGTCGTCGACCTCAGCGGCGATCCCGACGCGGTGCACCCTGATCTGCAGGACCTGCGGGTCTTCACCGGGTACGCGGGCTGGGGACCCGGACAGCTGGAGGACGAGATCGCCGCCGGCTCCTGGTTCGTGGTGGAGGCCGACCCCAGTGACCCGTTCGCCGACGAGCCTGCCGCCCTCTGGCGGCGGGTGCTCACGCGCCAGGGCGGGGTCTTCCGCACCGTCACGGATGATCCGTCCCGGAACTGA
- a CDS encoding zinc ribbon domain-containing protein yields MGGREVTGEAQTACPSCSAPVAVDARFCPFCGQRLHRPAEARTASAATEPPVTLGGDDRAEQRASAPAGRVLATCRRCGAANSPTRDVCGRCGADLHSGELADSLAVAGTGAVDGGAVSAAASPSRVGRVVLVVLIGALIGTLIGAFIYRQVGLDMEATRGLPLFEASLYPDDPVALEIAGNSATSSTDTARFVVDGDPSTTWQSAGVGSRIQLRLSGRAWIAALVVRNGDQRDDDAFAAAGRVSQVVVSVDDDAVFEVSLHDLPGDQQVTFPQPVFGRLVTLEVVGSFPGERSPDVALSDVTLLGWPARGRDRGAAWQ; encoded by the coding sequence ATGGGCGGGCGCGAGGTCACGGGTGAGGCACAGACGGCCTGCCCGTCGTGCTCGGCACCCGTCGCAGTCGATGCCAGGTTCTGTCCCTTCTGCGGGCAGCGCCTGCACCGACCCGCCGAGGCCAGGACGGCCTCGGCGGCCACCGAACCGCCGGTCACGCTCGGGGGCGACGACCGTGCCGAGCAGCGGGCGTCTGCACCTGCTGGGCGGGTTCTCGCGACGTGCCGCCGGTGCGGGGCGGCCAACAGCCCCACGCGCGACGTGTGCGGGCGGTGCGGTGCCGACCTCCACTCCGGCGAGCTGGCGGACAGCCTCGCTGTCGCGGGGACAGGTGCGGTCGACGGCGGTGCCGTCAGCGCCGCGGCCTCGCCGTCGCGGGTCGGCCGGGTCGTCCTGGTCGTGCTGATCGGGGCGCTGATCGGCACCCTGATCGGCGCCTTCATCTACCGGCAGGTCGGCCTCGATATGGAAGCCACCCGCGGGCTGCCCCTTTTCGAGGCGTCGCTGTACCCAGACGACCCCGTCGCGCTCGAGATCGCCGGGAACAGCGCAACCTCGTCGACGGACACGGCCAGGTTCGTGGTCGACGGGGATCCGTCCACCACGTGGCAGAGCGCTGGTGTGGGCAGCCGGATCCAGCTGCGCCTGTCCGGACGTGCGTGGATCGCCGCGCTGGTCGTGCGCAACGGCGACCAGCGTGACGACGACGCGTTCGCAGCGGCTGGACGCGTGTCGCAGGTGGTGGTGTCGGTCGACGACGACGCGGTCTTCGAGGTGAGCCTCCACGACCTCCCCGGTGACCAGCAGGTCACCTTCCCGCAGCCGGTGTTCGGCCGTCTCGTCACGCTCGAGGTCGTCGGCAGCTTCCCCGGGGAGCGGTCCCCTGACGTGGCACTGAGCGACGTGACGCTGCTGGGTTGGCCGGCGCGCGGTCGCGACCGCGGAGCCGCCTGGCAGTGA
- a CDS encoding DUF72 domain-containing protein, translating to MEFRHTSWIDDDVFDTLDRHGVAHVWLSSRQMPPDRTRTGDLVYVRFHGLGEEQYRYDYSPSELEPWADAVVEAVADGTDAYVYFNNDYQAKAPRNARTFVDLLGDAALRWP from the coding sequence GTGGAGTTCCGTCACACCTCCTGGATCGACGACGACGTCTTCGACACCCTCGACCGGCACGGGGTCGCGCACGTGTGGTTGAGCTCCCGTCAGATGCCACCCGACCGCACCCGCACCGGGGATCTGGTGTACGTGCGCTTCCACGGTCTCGGTGAGGAGCAGTACCGCTACGACTACTCCCCCTCGGAGCTGGAGCCGTGGGCGGACGCGGTGGTGGAGGCGGTCGCGGACGGGACCGACGCGTACGTGTACTTCAACAACGACTACCAGGCCAAAGCCCCGCGCAACGCCCGCACGTTCGTGGACCTGCTGGGAGACGCCGCACTGCGCTGGCCGTAG
- a CDS encoding PIG-L family deacetylase, translated as MTTPTRRALVVGAHPDDIEFGAAGTVARWVDEGWDVRYVIATRGQRGVSHVDRDPEEVGAVRDAEARQAAAICGVTDVTFLDHFDSEVVYGRDLLRDLAREFRRHRPHRLVVADPQLLPTDRFVNHPDHRAVATAMLDVVVTGGTTAAIFPELARDEGLQPWRGLEDIWVMGPAGGDRVVDITATVDRKIAAIKAHATQVGGWQTLDDDLRARLAERGRRHGLDYAESFRVIDRG; from the coding sequence ATGACGACGCCAACGCGGCGGGCGCTGGTCGTGGGCGCACACCCCGACGACATCGAGTTCGGCGCGGCGGGGACGGTGGCACGGTGGGTGGACGAGGGCTGGGACGTGCGCTACGTGATCGCGACGCGGGGCCAGCGTGGGGTGTCGCACGTCGACCGTGACCCCGAGGAGGTCGGGGCGGTCCGTGATGCGGAGGCCCGCCAGGCAGCCGCGATCTGCGGCGTGACCGACGTGACGTTCCTGGACCACTTCGACAGCGAGGTCGTGTACGGGCGGGACCTGCTGCGCGACCTGGCGCGGGAGTTCCGCCGGCACCGGCCACATCGGCTGGTCGTGGCGGACCCGCAGCTGCTGCCCACCGACCGGTTCGTCAACCATCCGGACCACCGCGCCGTCGCCACCGCGATGCTCGACGTGGTGGTGACCGGTGGGACGACCGCTGCGATCTTCCCTGAGCTGGCACGCGACGAGGGTCTGCAACCCTGGCGTGGCCTGGAGGACATCTGGGTGATGGGCCCGGCAGGCGGCGACCGGGTCGTGGACATCACCGCCACCGTCGACAGGAAGATCGCGGCGATCAAGGCGCACGCCACCCAGGTGGGCGGCTGGCAGACACTCGACGACGACCTACGGGCGCGGCTGGCGGAGCGGGGGCGACGTCACGGGTTGGACTACGCCGAGTCGTTCCGGGTCATCGATCGCGGCTGA
- a CDS encoding FAD-dependent oxidoreductase — protein MTSCVVVGGGLAGLLAARRLRDAGVSVTVYDAGSQPGGRLATRREMGGVWDVGAQHFTAREEPFVTLVDEMRATGMVRTWFRGLPPPDPPYLGADDPRRHEPHHRGHPGMSAIADHLARSLDVRTCAPVARLVRDGDRWRTETADATTTSSDAVLLTAPVPESLALLDAGGVRLPAAAADDLRALRYEPTLCVLGVLDGRSELPDAGAWYGDGDPVSWLGDNHRKEISPIPTVTIHAGAQFSREHLDADAASWTGALAAAAEPLLGRPVRVHATHRWRYATPVEPYPERTLVVEDAPPLVFAGDAFHGPRVEGAALSGLAAADVLLGRLGT, from the coding sequence GTGACGTCGTGCGTCGTCGTCGGCGGAGGTCTGGCAGGACTTCTCGCCGCACGGCGACTGCGCGACGCTGGGGTGTCCGTCACCGTCTACGACGCGGGCTCGCAACCCGGTGGGCGCCTGGCGACGCGCCGGGAGATGGGTGGGGTGTGGGACGTGGGGGCGCAGCACTTCACCGCCCGCGAGGAACCGTTCGTCACGCTCGTGGACGAGATGCGGGCCACCGGGATGGTGCGGACCTGGTTCCGGGGCCTGCCTCCACCGGACCCGCCCTACCTCGGCGCTGACGACCCGCGCCGCCACGAACCGCACCACCGCGGGCACCCCGGGATGTCCGCGATCGCCGACCACCTCGCACGCAGCCTCGACGTCCGCACGTGCGCGCCGGTCGCTCGACTGGTCCGTGACGGTGACCGGTGGCGGACCGAGACCGCCGACGCCACGACCACCTCCAGCGACGCTGTGCTGCTGACGGCCCCCGTGCCCGAATCGCTGGCGCTGCTCGACGCCGGCGGCGTCCGGCTCCCCGCAGCGGCCGCCGACGACCTGCGGGCGCTGCGGTACGAGCCCACGCTGTGTGTCCTCGGGGTGCTCGACGGTCGCAGCGAGCTGCCCGACGCCGGGGCGTGGTACGGCGACGGCGACCCGGTGTCGTGGCTGGGTGACAACCACCGTAAGGAGATATCCCCCATCCCGACGGTGACCATCCACGCCGGTGCGCAGTTCAGCCGCGAACATCTCGACGCCGACGCCGCATCCTGGACTGGTGCCCTGGCCGCGGCGGCCGAACCGCTGCTGGGCCGACCGGTCCGGGTCCACGCCACGCACCGTTGGCGGTACGCGACACCTGTGGAGCCCTACCCGGAACGCACGCTCGTCGTCGAGGATGCGCCGCCGCTGGTCTTCGCCGGCGACGCGTTCCACGGGCCGCGGGTGGAGGGTGCTGCGCTGTCCGGGCTCGCGGCCGCCGATGTGCTGCTCGGGCGCCTCGGCACCTGA
- a CDS encoding DUF72 domain-containing protein produces the protein MAGDIRVGTSGWQYDDWDGRFYPHDVARTRWFDHYARIFPTVEVNYSFYRLPRTSTTQRWHDRAPNRFRYACKGSRYVTHNLKLGEGSAEAVGNVMERMAPLKTFLAVMLWQLPPNLGKDVPRLDRSSRSSPRAWVTPWSSVTPPGSTTTSSTPSTGTGSRTCG, from the coding sequence GTGGCCGGAGACATCCGCGTCGGGACCAGCGGCTGGCAGTACGACGACTGGGACGGCCGGTTCTACCCCCACGATGTCGCCCGGACGCGCTGGTTCGACCACTACGCCAGGATCTTCCCCACCGTCGAGGTCAACTACAGCTTCTACCGCCTGCCGCGGACCTCGACCACGCAGCGCTGGCACGACCGCGCACCGAACCGATTCCGGTACGCCTGCAAGGGCAGCCGGTACGTCACGCACAACCTCAAGCTCGGGGAGGGCTCGGCGGAGGCGGTCGGGAACGTGATGGAGCGCATGGCGCCGCTGAAGACGTTCCTCGCCGTGATGCTGTGGCAGCTGCCGCCCAACCTGGGCAAGGACGTGCCGCGTCTGGACCGGTCGTCTCGGTCCTCCCCGCGGGCGTGGGTCACGCCGTGGAGTTCCGTCACACCTCCTGGATCGACGACGACGTCTTCGACACCCTCGACCGGCACGGGGTCGCGCACGTGTGGTTGA
- a CDS encoding inositol monophosphatase — translation MEDELVELASRVAEDAGDLLLSYASRTLEFDTKSSATDPVSEADHASEETITGGLLEARPDDGVLGEENASNRAGTSGLRWVIDPLDGTVNFLYGIPAWCVSIACEDEHGMVVGVVRDPHRRETFAARRGGGALCNGRPLQVRSSAAELSMALVATGFGYGPAVRERQGRWVADLLPRVRDVRRVGAAALDLAWLAAGRFDAFYEFGLQPWDRAAGQLLVQEAGGVVSLHQLTVGSEEGTCIFAGHRPIHDALSTWLLDEIGVQRAST, via the coding sequence ATGGAAGACGAGCTCGTCGAGCTCGCTTCGCGCGTCGCTGAGGACGCCGGCGACCTGCTGCTGAGCTACGCGTCCCGCACGTTGGAGTTCGACACCAAGAGCAGCGCCACCGATCCCGTCTCCGAGGCCGACCACGCGTCCGAGGAGACCATCACCGGTGGCCTGCTCGAGGCCCGCCCCGACGACGGCGTCCTCGGCGAGGAGAACGCCTCGAACCGCGCCGGGACCAGTGGCCTGCGCTGGGTGATCGACCCGCTGGACGGCACGGTCAACTTCCTCTACGGCATCCCGGCGTGGTGCGTGTCGATCGCGTGCGAGGACGAACACGGCATGGTGGTGGGAGTCGTCCGCGACCCGCACCGCCGCGAGACGTTCGCGGCCCGCCGCGGAGGGGGTGCGCTCTGCAACGGCCGACCGCTGCAGGTCCGCAGCAGCGCCGCAGAGCTGTCCATGGCCCTGGTCGCGACCGGGTTCGGCTACGGACCGGCGGTGCGGGAACGCCAGGGGCGGTGGGTCGCAGACCTGCTCCCGCGCGTCCGCGACGTGCGACGGGTCGGTGCGGCCGCCCTCGACCTGGCTTGGCTCGCGGCCGGCCGGTTCGACGCGTTCTACGAGTTCGGACTTCAGCCGTGGGACCGCGCCGCCGGTCAGCTGCTGGTGCAGGAGGCCGGCGGGGTGGTGTCGCTGCACCAGCTGACTGTGGGCTCCGAGGAGGGAACGTGCATCTTCGCCGGGCACCGCCCGATCCACGACGCACTGTCCACGTGGCTGCTGGATGAGATCGGGGTGCAGCGGGCGTCGACCTGA
- a CDS encoding HPF/RaiA family ribosome-associated protein, with translation MATSRDDRASVDQLRLGNGFPDSERDEIVGRLRKLDRRLKRFNGDAVDLELSVKDRDGNDQQVTLEARLPKMQRIVVTSRKPAIKDALMEVRNELWRRIDTEVDKMTVERHRQ, from the coding sequence ATGGCGACGAGCCGCGACGACCGCGCATCCGTGGACCAGCTGCGTCTGGGCAACGGGTTCCCGGACTCCGAACGCGACGAGATCGTCGGAAGGCTGCGCAAGCTCGACCGGCGGTTGAAGCGGTTCAACGGTGACGCCGTCGACCTCGAGCTGTCGGTCAAGGATCGTGACGGCAACGACCAGCAGGTCACGCTCGAAGCCCGTCTGCCCAAGATGCAGCGGATCGTGGTGACGTCGCGCAAGCCGGCCATCAAGGACGCGCTCATGGAGGTTCGCAACGAGCTATGGCGGAGGATCGACACGGAGGTCGACAAGATGACCGTGGAGCGGCACCGCCAGTGA
- a CDS encoding aminotransferase class I/II-fold pyridoxal phosphate-dependent enzyme: MPDVVDLRSDTVTRPTPAMRRAMADADVGDDVYGEDPTVNALQEEAAALFGREAALLVPSGVMANQLWLRVLARPATEVVVEADAHIVDYEDGAGAVLAGVQFRTVDTPDGLMTQEQVTAAVRPDAYHLTPTSLVAVEQTHNRRGGTVYPLARLQAIADVTRTAGVRLYLDGARIFNAAVAADVDPDAYGRVADGLMFSLSKGLGAPVGSVLVGDGDAIAEAHRWRRRYGGAMRQAGVIAAAGLHALRHHRDRLAEDHANARILAETLVESAPDAVDLGQVHTNMVYVDTVPADAERVADELADAGVLCGALGPWTLRLVTHLDVDRDGCLRAARAIATTLAR; the protein is encoded by the coding sequence GTGCCCGACGTGGTGGACCTGCGCTCGGACACCGTCACGCGCCCGACGCCCGCGATGCGCCGCGCCATGGCCGACGCCGACGTCGGCGACGACGTGTACGGCGAGGACCCGACCGTCAACGCTCTCCAGGAGGAGGCAGCGGCCCTGTTCGGCCGCGAAGCGGCACTGCTGGTCCCGTCCGGGGTGATGGCCAACCAGCTGTGGCTGCGGGTCCTTGCCCGCCCCGCCACCGAGGTCGTGGTCGAGGCCGATGCGCACATCGTCGACTACGAGGACGGCGCCGGCGCGGTGCTCGCGGGGGTGCAGTTCCGCACGGTCGACACCCCAGACGGGCTGATGACGCAGGAGCAGGTCACGGCCGCGGTCCGTCCCGACGCCTACCACCTGACACCCACCTCGCTGGTCGCGGTCGAGCAGACACACAACCGCAGGGGCGGCACGGTCTACCCGCTCGCCCGGTTGCAGGCGATCGCGGACGTGACGCGCACCGCAGGCGTGCGCCTGTACCTCGATGGGGCGCGGATCTTCAACGCTGCGGTGGCTGCGGACGTCGACCCGGACGCGTACGGGCGGGTCGCAGACGGGCTGATGTTCTCGCTCTCCAAGGGGCTCGGCGCGCCGGTCGGTTCGGTGCTCGTCGGGGACGGCGACGCGATCGCGGAGGCACACCGGTGGCGGCGGCGGTACGGCGGCGCGATGCGCCAGGCTGGCGTGATCGCCGCCGCCGGCCTGCACGCTCTGCGCCACCACCGCGACCGCCTGGCGGAGGACCACGCCAACGCGCGGATCCTGGCCGAGACGCTGGTCGAGTCGGCGCCGGACGCGGTCGACCTCGGCCAGGTCCATACCAACATGGTGTACGTCGACACCGTCCCGGCTGACGCTGAGCGCGTGGCCGACGAGCTCGCCGACGCCGGCGTCCTGTGCGGGGCGCTGGGTCCGTGGACGCTCCGCCTGGTCACGCACCTCGACGTCGACCGCGACGGGTGCCTGCGTGCTGCACGGGCCATCGCCACCACCCTGGCGCGTTGA